One stretch of Athene noctua chromosome 27, bAthNoc1.hap1.1, whole genome shotgun sequence DNA includes these proteins:
- the DIRAS1 gene encoding GTP-binding protein Di-Ras1, with amino-acid sequence MPEQSNDYRVVVFGAGGVGKSSLVLRFVKGTFRDTYIPTIEDTYRQVISCDKSVCTLQITDTTGSHQFPAMQRLSISKGHAFILVFSVTSKQSLEELKPIYQQIVQIKGSVESIPIMLVGNKCDETQREVESREGEAVAKEWKCAFMETSAKMNYNVKELFQELLNLEKRRNVSLTIDGKRSSKQKRTDKIKGKCSIM; translated from the coding sequence ATGCCGGAGCAGAGCAACGACTACCGGGTGGTGGTGTTCGGCGCCGGCGGCGTGGGCAAGAGCTCGCTGGTGCTGCGCTTCGTGAAAGGAACCTTCCGCGACACCTACATCCCCACCATCGAGGACACGTACCGCCAGGTCATCAGCTGCGACAAGAGCGTCTGCACCCTGCAGATCACCGACACCACCGGCAGCCACCAGTTCCCGGCCATGCAGCGACTCTCCATCTCCAAGGGCCATGCCTTCATCCTCGTCTTCTCCGTCACCAGCAAACAGTCCCTGGAGGAGCTGAAACCCATCTACCAGCAGATCGTGCAGATCAAGGGCAGCGTGGAGAGCATCCCCATCATGCTGGTGGGCAACAAATGCGACGAGACGCAGCGGGAGgtggagagcagggagggggaggccGTGGCCAAGGAGTGGAAATGCGCCTTCATGGAGACCTCGGCCAAGATGAACTACAACGTCAAGGAGCTcttccaggagctgctgaacctGGAGAAGCGGCGGAACGTCAGCCTCACCATCGACGGGAAGCGCTCCAGCAAGCAGAAGAGGACAGACAAAATCAAGGGGAAGTGCAGCATCATGTAG
- the SLC39A3 gene encoding zinc transporter ZIP3, translating into MKIVVAKVLCLMGICILMLAGSLLPVKIIEADYEKAHRSKKVLALCNSFGGGVFLATCFNALLPAVREKLAEVLRQGNVTTDYPVAETIVMVGFFVTVFVEQLILTFQKEKPSFIDMETFNAGSDVGSDSEYESPFIASPRGRALRSDRGHHPHSHGLSIQELSRSGPLRLIGLVFALCTHSVFEGLALGLQEEGDKVLSLFLGVAVHETLVAVALGVSMAKTSLPLKDAVKMAVTVSLMIPVGISVGMGIQSTQNAASSIASLLLQGFAGGTFLFVTFFEILVKELEDKTDRLLKVLFLVLGYTALAGLVFLKW; encoded by the exons ATGAAGATCGTGGTGGCCAAAGTGCTGTGTCTGATGGGCATCTGCATCCTCATGCTGGCTGGGTCCCTCCTCCCCGTCAAGATCATTGAGGCTGATTACGAGAAAGCGCATCGCTCCAAGAAGGTCCTTGCCCTCTGCAATTCTTTTGGAGGAGGGGTCTTCCTGGCCACCTGCTTCAACGCCTTGCTGCCCGCCGTGAGGGAAAAG CTCGCTGAAGTTCTCAGGCAGGGGAACGTGACCACAGACTACCCGGTGGCCGAGACCATCGTGATGGTTGGCTTCTTTGTGACTGTCTttgtggagcagctcatcctgaccTTCCAGAAGGAAAAACCCTCCTTCATTGACATGGAGACCTTCAACGCCGGTTCGGATGTGGGGAGTGACTCTGAATATGAGAGCCCCTTCATCGCGTCCCCCCGGGGGCGCGCGTTGCGCAGCGACCGCGGTCACCACCCCCACAGCCACGGCCTCAGCATCCAGGAGCTCTCCCGCTCCGGCCCCTTACGGCTCATCGGGCTGGTGTTTGCTTTGTGTACACACTCCGTCTTCGAGGGACTGGCCCTGGGCTTGCAGGAGGAGGGCGACAAAGTCCTGAGCTTGTTCCTCGGAGTTGCCGTTCACGAGACGCTGGTAGCGGTGGCTTTGGGCGTCAGCATGGCCAAGACCTCGTTGCCGCTGAAGGACGCTGTGAAGATGGCCGTGACCGTGAGCCTGATGATTCCTGTGGGCATCAGCGTCGGGATGGGGATCCAGAGCACCCAAAACGCAGCCAGCAGCATTGCGTCCCTGCTCCTGCAAGGCTTCGCGGGGGGCACCTTCTTGTTCGTCACCTTCTTTGAAATCCTTGTGAAGGAGTTGGAAGACAAGACCGACCGTCTCCTGAAGGTTCTCTTCCTGGTGCTGGGCTACACGGCTCTGGCTGGGCTGGTTTTCCTCAAGTGGTGA